A stretch of the Nostoc punctiforme PCC 73102 genome encodes the following:
- a CDS encoding type IV secretory system conjugative DNA transfer family protein: MKRKQFEDYLRSGIANNITVGVLATIGLICGAKSFTGTMISLVEYCFIPSTLTKPVNQQRYCTPNKRYIMPESEFYASSYAPANPEFQRDNFLPTKATRLRIIEPSNPDKALWGLASVLLVGGAYGLSKAREWRLMQLMPSVQEEIRSNWLISKLWYGLRLHKEAYSAQLDYEFHQWSENRRLRAAQLSQMTPQELAIFQEQVRLRAEAEARVQLQQATGQPAAALPGQSMQDIARGDDKVTGEQQQTLGQNTATSLDPSEALALNTLQALARADSSTALVAAPGSGKSVTLNYLIEKILADSPNADIWVISAKNDSFCGLREKERVIVFDGENPDLAKEVIDRFYTSYKKRKQLPESKRESLPPLILILDDWLVIADSLSKLYSDWNYGSKLLDVLLIGREFNTKFIASLQSFNLAALGIEKMDAQTRLCLNLLLLGNRYIKNGREQESYGVLELILNRGDIIPGKQEREQIKSKYLSVKTVSYQNLRPVMIASVGGFVVALMPQLSNQVKPIASEQEYLDRVFDLEFNLSPAHQIHPKPLSEVAKKIYEYFQNVKSKTPKTLRDLKKADRLSGYSEQELIDGLAELVKTDQVNPDGNDSYSLPDW, translated from the coding sequence ATGAAACGTAAGCAGTTTGAGGATTATTTACGATCAGGAATAGCCAACAATATTACTGTGGGGGTGCTGGCAACTATTGGGTTAATTTGTGGGGCAAAGTCATTTACTGGCACGATGATTAGTTTAGTTGAATATTGTTTCATCCCCTCAACGCTCACCAAACCCGTTAATCAGCAAAGGTACTGCACTCCCAACAAGCGTTACATAATGCCTGAATCGGAGTTTTATGCCTCTTCTTATGCACCAGCTAACCCAGAGTTTCAGCGTGATAACTTCCTGCCTACCAAAGCTACCCGCTTAAGAATAATAGAACCAAGTAACCCGGATAAGGCTTTGTGGGGATTAGCTTCAGTGCTATTGGTTGGTGGAGCTTATGGGTTATCCAAAGCTAGGGAATGGCGATTAATGCAACTAATGCCCTCTGTTCAAGAAGAAATTCGTAGCAATTGGTTAATTTCTAAACTTTGGTACGGGTTAAGGCTCCATAAGGAAGCATATAGCGCCCAACTAGACTACGAGTTTCACCAATGGTCAGAGAATCGACGGCTAAGAGCAGCACAATTGTCACAAATGACACCGCAAGAGTTAGCCATCTTTCAAGAGCAGGTACGTTTGAGGGCGGAGGCAGAAGCACGGGTGCAACTGCAACAGGCGACTGGACAACCAGCCGCAGCATTACCGGGGCAGTCAATGCAGGATATCGCCAGGGGTGACGATAAAGTTACTGGGGAACAACAGCAGACATTAGGACAAAATACTGCTACTAGCCTTGACCCATCAGAAGCTCTTGCCCTCAATACTTTGCAAGCCCTAGCCAGAGCCGATAGTTCCACTGCTTTAGTCGCCGCGCCGGGAAGCGGTAAATCAGTAACCCTCAATTATTTGATTGAGAAAATCCTTGCAGATTCCCCCAACGCGGATATTTGGGTAATTAGTGCTAAGAATGATAGTTTCTGTGGTTTGCGAGAGAAAGAAAGGGTAATTGTTTTTGACGGGGAAAACCCAGACCTAGCTAAAGAAGTCATTGACCGCTTTTACACCTCGTACAAAAAGCGTAAGCAACTACCAGAATCAAAGCGCGAATCCTTACCACCATTGATTCTAATTCTGGATGATTGGCTAGTAATTGCTGACTCATTAAGCAAGCTTTACTCTGATTGGAATTATGGGAGTAAATTGCTTGATGTTCTGCTGATTGGTCGAGAGTTTAACACTAAGTTTATTGCTTCCCTACAGTCTTTTAATCTGGCAGCATTGGGCATTGAAAAGATGGACGCTCAAACTCGTCTCTGTCTCAATTTATTGTTGCTAGGTAACAGATATATCAAGAACGGAAGGGAACAAGAATCTTATGGGGTACTGGAGTTGATTTTAAATAGAGGTGACATTATTCCAGGTAAACAAGAGCGGGAGCAAATTAAATCTAAATACTTGTCAGTAAAAACAGTCTCCTATCAAAACTTACGCCCAGTGATGATTGCTTCTGTTGGGGGTTTTGTTGTGGCATTAATGCCACAATTATCTAATCAAGTCAAGCCGATTGCTTCGGAGCAGGAATATTTAGATAGAGTATTTGACCTGGAATTTAATTTAAGTCCGGCTCACCAGATACATCCCAAACCATTATCTGAGGTGGCTAAAAAGATTTATGAATACTTCCAGAATGTGAAGTCGAAAACCCCAAAAACATTACGCGATTTGAAGAAAGCAGACAGGTTATCTGGTTATTCAGAGCAAGAATTAATTGATGGGTTAGCTGAATTAGTTAAGACTGATCAGGTAAATCCTGATGGGAATGATAGCTACTCTCTGCCTGATTGGTGA
- a CDS encoding ParM/StbA family protein, which produces MTAIYSNAKNWLVQADLLAKSGLTDLTGGKDAGAGYGKAIIGDFSLMMPAAYSLVRNRNIMHHETISKDGAWVRYVEGSRLDLKDVQFFWGSAALAQSDHTLLHEDKAKKAELALESILADLAVLNIPDGFKLSISLSNHNPERWGQEIKRRVSGTHTFEHLHPVTRSIVTKTVDIAVAGIYPEGFGSIAHCLFGEASLILDPSELAIALDIGSSTWLITVFNGSGAVIDRHLIEGGAGELHSMIAGSLDKRNDRVSLLSKDVKHSPSLVNQGILEGTFTYGGNHLTGKKFETEYSQSLDEWWSNRIEKFANFVTAGNYLDRAKYLVAWGGGVSLPVVDQNLAGLGFVILNNPQFINALGLKLLTQIARGA; this is translated from the coding sequence ATGACAGCTATATATTCCAATGCCAAAAATTGGCTAGTTCAGGCAGACTTGTTAGCCAAATCCGGGCTAACTGACCTCACTGGAGGTAAAGACGCAGGTGCAGGTTATGGCAAGGCAATCATCGGTGATTTTTCGCTCATGATGCCTGCCGCATATTCACTTGTTCGCAACCGCAACATCATGCACCACGAAACCATCTCAAAAGATGGGGCATGGGTTCGGTATGTAGAAGGTTCGCGTCTTGACTTAAAAGACGTTCAATTCTTTTGGGGCAGTGCGGCTCTAGCCCAAAGTGACCACACCCTGTTACACGAGGACAAAGCCAAAAAAGCAGAACTAGCACTAGAAAGCATCCTTGCAGATTTGGCAGTTCTGAATATTCCCGATGGGTTCAAGCTTTCAATTAGTTTGAGCAACCATAACCCCGAACGCTGGGGACAAGAGATTAAACGCAGAGTTTCAGGAACTCACACCTTTGAGCATCTGCATCCTGTAACTCGTTCCATTGTCACCAAGACAGTTGACATCGCGGTTGCAGGCATTTACCCCGAAGGATTTGGCAGCATTGCCCATTGTTTATTCGGTGAAGCGTCCCTAATTCTTGACCCTTCAGAATTAGCGATCGCACTCGATATCGGTTCATCAACTTGGTTGATTACCGTGTTCAACGGCAGTGGTGCAGTGATTGACCGTCACTTGATTGAAGGTGGAGCCGGTGAACTGCACAGCATGATTGCCGGATCTCTCGACAAGCGAAACGACCGAGTAAGTCTGTTGTCCAAGGATGTGAAACACTCGCCCAGCCTCGTTAACCAGGGAATTCTTGAAGGGACTTTCACTTATGGAGGCAACCACCTCACAGGTAAGAAGTTTGAAACCGAGTACAGCCAAAGTTTGGATGAATGGTGGAGTAACAGGATTGAGAAATTCGCCAACTTTGTGACTGCTGGCAATTATCTAGACCGCGCTAAATACCTTGTCGCCTGGGGTGGGGGTGTTTCGCTGCCAGTGGTGGATCAAAACCTAGCCGGTTTAGGTTTTGTGATTTTGAACAATCCCCAATTCATCAATGCTTTGGGGTTGAAGCTATTAACTCAAATTGCAAGAGGAGCTTAA
- a CDS encoding ribbon-helix-helix domain-containing protein, translating into MSKKLNAIIPDETWEALEQIANGEMRTKSQMAAILLGEAIAARRAKKSESQKQEKPEA; encoded by the coding sequence ATGAGCAAAAAGTTAAATGCAATTATTCCAGATGAAACTTGGGAGGCGCTAGAGCAAATTGCTAATGGAGAGATGAGGACTAAAAGCCAAATGGCAGCTATTCTGCTTGGTGAAGCGATCGCGGCTAGACGTGCTAAAAAATCAGAATCTCAGAAGCAGGAAAAACCAGAGGCATGA
- a CDS encoding DUF5906 domain-containing protein, translating into MVAQFSNQQALASFDIRNFVDQLEPAREKNKYICPVCGGHNLSIVQETGKYSCFNQCECKDIREAIKPWAEVLAERAGVNYTTSPKAKIPNPKRILPKSAPIPDGELALVMLTQAATDIPQTQNITCKLPKGIPGNATQTIYPYGKTQWVIRYEWADYIKEKGYDKSFRQWHRLPDGTPEMRKGDEPWKAYRIDEAIACAKSVNVTPALLQHEGEGCVEVGRAHGLAGITFQGSAWDKKTITSEYQRAIEAGIGLIVFLHDADDTGLKKLQTCQDCADEVGIAFIGINPHDICPDLPYKSSDIKEILGQMETPEFIRRLEQEIHAAVAKREQLAEVNVIDSDDDQNPVVAFTQQAFQALYGDKNWICAADKLYYHTGNHYKHSPDSTERKRIYDFCNSFVVENEQGKKTCPYASPSSVKKVLEWAKMGTEIDPELINPPGVNCTNGIVKVEWEGRNFTVRLAPHTPEDYYIYEPLIEYNPNADDTYCEQLLACLDKPQQEIFLRNIAASLDLQTVRKFRGREVKAMFAIGLGSNGKDALRECVSTIYGKNGLTSVSLGDFQSYDEGRKFGLAPLIYSRVNWASENPQTSRIDRLQSLKLFVTGDTLHCEHKGKDHIEFSSNAIGIFNLNETPAFQGVIQAIKDRIAILEFKKTFVDNPSPNNLNEIKGDPRFRYDQDFIRTKLAPAFLNRILKALNNLIESGIDYECTTDAFRNLQRENNHLFDFIEDEKLGYVEGGEMSASALWMLLENWYIQNGTLTIDENNRRTWIDQVRPSDKNVKGINQIIARIAQLFPKAVRATRYCDIRKKQIPILKGIGIIENTRPIIENTRPIPAPLPAPETQSQQATRPTRPTFSNFGENIEESDMKIELLSPTMEKEEYVTQTGAGEAEPLPDKEIWGGNWGETGAVSSQSGAGSSPSCAEKLESGAGQSDSVPSSSDSKVLAFEAIACILESPNPSWEVIKDILSEMEISSYLELHGFLTLGEFAQLEMLIPAAEREVDL; encoded by the coding sequence ATGGTTGCACAATTCTCCAATCAGCAAGCACTCGCCTCCTTTGATATTCGCAATTTTGTAGACCAGTTAGAACCAGCCAGAGAGAAAAATAAATACATCTGCCCAGTTTGCGGTGGGCATAATTTATCCATTGTCCAAGAAACTGGGAAGTACAGCTGCTTTAACCAGTGTGAGTGCAAAGACATCCGGGAGGCGATTAAACCTTGGGCTGAAGTCTTAGCAGAAAGAGCAGGGGTTAATTATACAACTTCCCCAAAAGCGAAAATACCCAACCCCAAGAGAATCTTGCCCAAAAGTGCGCCAATTCCAGATGGTGAATTAGCACTGGTGATGTTGACCCAAGCGGCGACTGACATACCCCAAACTCAAAACATAACTTGCAAGCTACCAAAGGGAATACCAGGGAATGCAACACAAACAATCTACCCTTACGGAAAAACCCAATGGGTAATTCGCTATGAATGGGCGGATTACATCAAAGAGAAGGGTTATGATAAGTCCTTCCGCCAATGGCACAGGCTTCCAGATGGCACTCCAGAGATGAGAAAAGGGGATGAACCCTGGAAAGCTTACCGCATTGATGAAGCAATTGCCTGTGCTAAATCAGTGAATGTCACCCCGGCGCTACTCCAGCATGAAGGTGAGGGATGCGTAGAAGTTGGTCGCGCACATGGTCTGGCTGGGATTACGTTTCAAGGCAGTGCATGGGATAAGAAAACAATTACCTCGGAATATCAACGCGCAATTGAAGCAGGCATAGGATTAATCGTTTTTCTGCACGATGCTGACGACACTGGCTTAAAGAAACTCCAGACCTGCCAAGATTGTGCCGACGAGGTGGGGATTGCATTTATTGGAATTAACCCTCACGACATCTGCCCCGATTTACCATATAAATCAAGTGACATCAAAGAAATCTTGGGGCAGATGGAAACACCAGAATTTATCCGTCGGTTAGAGCAGGAGATTCACGCGGCTGTGGCAAAGCGTGAGCAACTGGCAGAGGTAAACGTCATTGATAGCGATGATGACCAAAATCCGGTTGTAGCCTTTACCCAGCAAGCTTTTCAAGCTCTCTACGGAGATAAGAACTGGATTTGTGCTGCTGATAAGCTTTACTACCACACTGGCAATCATTATAAACACTCCCCAGATTCCACAGAACGCAAAAGAATCTACGACTTTTGCAATTCTTTTGTGGTCGAGAACGAGCAGGGTAAAAAAACTTGTCCTTATGCTTCGCCCAGTTCAGTCAAAAAGGTTTTGGAGTGGGCGAAAATGGGAACAGAAATTGACCCAGAACTAATTAATCCTCCTGGGGTAAATTGCACCAATGGGATAGTCAAGGTTGAGTGGGAAGGCAGAAACTTTACAGTAAGACTAGCCCCACATACACCGGAGGATTATTACATTTATGAACCATTGATTGAATATAACCCTAATGCTGATGATACATATTGTGAGCAACTTTTAGCTTGTTTAGACAAGCCACAGCAAGAAATATTTCTTAGAAATATTGCTGCATCCCTTGACCTTCAAACTGTTAGAAAATTCAGAGGGAGAGAGGTAAAAGCAATGTTCGCAATTGGGCTTGGTTCTAATGGTAAAGATGCTCTCCGCGAGTGTGTATCAACTATTTACGGGAAGAATGGGTTAACTTCTGTCTCCTTGGGTGACTTTCAATCTTATGACGAAGGCAGAAAATTCGGACTAGCCCCACTTATATATAGTCGAGTTAATTGGGCTTCTGAAAACCCACAAACATCTAGAATTGACAGACTTCAAAGTTTAAAATTATTTGTCACTGGAGATACATTACACTGCGAACATAAAGGGAAAGACCATATAGAATTCTCTTCTAACGCAATAGGTATTTTCAACTTAAACGAAACTCCCGCTTTTCAGGGTGTAATACAAGCAATCAAAGATAGGATTGCAATTCTAGAATTCAAGAAAACCTTTGTAGATAATCCTTCGCCAAATAATCTAAATGAGATAAAAGGCGACCCCAGATTTCGCTATGACCAAGATTTTATTAGAACAAAATTAGCTCCCGCATTCCTAAATAGAATCTTAAAAGCTCTTAATAACCTTATAGAGTCAGGTATCGATTATGAATGCACAACCGACGCTTTCCGCAACCTTCAGAGAGAGAATAATCATCTTTTTGACTTCATTGAAGATGAAAAACTGGGTTACGTCGAAGGTGGGGAGATGTCGGCAAGTGCTTTGTGGATGTTGCTGGAGAATTGGTACATCCAAAATGGCACATTAACTATAGATGAAAACAACCGTAGAACATGGATTGACCAAGTACGCCCCAGCGACAAAAACGTGAAGGGCATCAACCAAATCATCGCTCGAATCGCTCAACTCTTCCCCAAGGCAGTCAGGGCAACTCGGTACTGTGACATTCGGAAAAAACAGATTCCAATTCTCAAAGGCATCGGAATTATTGAGAATACCCGCCCCATTATTGAGAATACCCGCCCCATACCCGCCCCACTACCCGCCCCAGAAACCCAGTCACAGCAAGCAACCCGCCCCACCCGCCCCACTTTTTCTAATTTTGGAGAAAACATTGAAGAGTCAGATATGAAAATTGAATTGCTTTCTCCGACAATGGAAAAAGAGGAATATGTAACCCAAACTGGGGCGGGTGAGGCGGAACCCTTACCAGATAAGGAAATCTGGGGCGGTAACTGGGGCGAAACTGGGGCGGTTAGCTCCCAAAGTGGGGCGGGTAGCTCCCCAAGTTGTGCGGAAAAGCTAGAAAGTGGTGCGGGTCAATCGGACTCTGTGCCATCTTCTTCTGATTCCAAGGTTTTAGCCTTTGAAGCGATCGCTTGTATCTTGGAATCCCCTAATCCAAGTTGGGAGGTAATCAAGGATATTTTGAGCGAAATGGAAATCTCTTCTTATTTAGAACTGCACGGGTTTTTGACCTTGGGTGAATTCGCGCAACTTGAGATGCTAATACCAGCCGCCGAGAGGGAGGTTGATCTTTAG
- a CDS encoding SMP-30/gluconolactonase/LRE family protein → MLGWIAPRANAALLVGSYNNNSVLRYEEKTGEFIDEFVPNGSGGLQGTTGLTIGPDNNLYVSSILNGSIQRYDGKTGNFISTFVPSGSGGLDAPEDLVFGPDGNLYVTSINSRTSNSVLRYNGQTGAFIDTFVPSSSGGLTAPFGLSFGSDNNLYVSSVLTDNILRYNGQTGAFIDTFATEAKGSEPGGLTFGADGNLYVANFVSNNISRFNGKTGAFIDTFIPAGSGGLNDPLKPVFGPDGNLYVSGLNSNNVLRYDGKTGAFIDTFIPAGRGGLNGAGFLAFTEDNTIIPEPRMTLAVLAFGATLGASKLLSRKQKSKILLG, encoded by the coding sequence TTGCTAGGGTGGATAGCCCCAAGAGCTAACGCAGCACTTTTAGTAGGGAGTTATAACAATAACTCCGTCCTACGCTACGAAGAAAAAACGGGAGAATTCATTGATGAATTCGTTCCGAATGGTAGTGGAGGACTACAGGGAACAACTGGTTTAACTATTGGGCCGGATAATAATCTTTATGTAAGCAGTATTTTGAACGGTAGTATCCAACGTTACGACGGAAAAACAGGGAATTTCATTAGTACCTTTGTTCCTTCTGGTAGTGGTGGACTAGATGCACCTGAAGACTTAGTTTTTGGGCCTGATGGCAACCTCTACGTTACCAGTATTAACAGCCGCACTAGTAATAGTGTTCTCCGCTACAACGGACAAACAGGAGCTTTTATTGATACTTTTGTTCCTTCAAGTAGCGGCGGACTCACTGCACCTTTTGGTTTGAGCTTTGGTTCAGACAATAACCTCTACGTCAGTAGTGTTCTAACGGATAATATTCTTCGCTACAACGGACAAACAGGAGCTTTTATTGACACTTTTGCTACAGAGGCAAAAGGTTCAGAACCTGGTGGTTTGACCTTTGGAGCAGATGGCAATCTATATGTTGCTAACTTTGTGAGTAACAATATTTCGCGCTTTAATGGAAAAACAGGAGCTTTTATTGACACCTTTATTCCTGCTGGCAGTGGAGGACTTAACGATCCTCTCAAGCCAGTCTTCGGCCCTGATGGAAACCTCTATGTTAGTGGCTTAAATAGTAACAACGTGTTGCGTTACGACGGCAAGACAGGAGCATTTATTGACACCTTTATCCCTGCCGGTCGAGGTGGATTAAATGGGGCTGGCTTTTTAGCTTTCACTGAAGACAACACTATTATTCCTGAACCTAGAATGACGCTAGCTGTGTTGGCATTTGGGGCTACGCTAGGAGCAAGCAAGCTACTGAGCCGTAAGCAAAAAAGTAAAATTTTACTCGGTTGA
- a CDS encoding tyrosine-type recombinase/integrase produces the protein MRLPPPTRLPNKHYRSREYLTPSEVRSLLDAALDRKARYSHRDYTLMLLMFRHGLRVGEAVGAKCGLRWDAVMWGERQIFITREKGSDSGVHPLRDDELVLLKELREMLPDSKYIFVSERGEVMSTDAVRKLLGRLAAQAGLDIKVHCHMMRHACGYYLVNQGYNTREIQDFLGHRDIKHTEKYTKLNARRFLNFDWGDL, from the coding sequence ATGAGGTTGCCACCCCCAACTCGTCTACCCAACAAACATTACAGGTCTAGAGAATACCTTACACCAAGTGAAGTGCGATCTCTACTCGATGCTGCGCTCGATCGTAAAGCTCGTTATTCTCACCGTGATTATACACTGATGTTGCTCATGTTTCGCCACGGTCTGAGGGTGGGGGAAGCTGTAGGGGCTAAGTGCGGTTTAAGGTGGGATGCAGTAATGTGGGGCGAACGTCAGATTTTTATCACTAGGGAAAAAGGCAGTGACTCTGGGGTGCATCCCTTGAGAGACGATGAATTAGTTCTCCTCAAAGAACTCAGAGAGATGTTGCCTGATAGCAAATATATTTTCGTTTCCGAACGCGGTGAGGTGATGTCCACTGATGCAGTGCGAAAGCTGCTTGGGCGGCTGGCGGCACAGGCTGGACTTGATATCAAAGTTCACTGTCACATGATGCGCCATGCCTGCGGCTACTATCTGGTGAATCAGGGTTACAACACCAGAGAAATCCAAGACTTTCTGGGACACCGCGATATCAAACATACTGAAAAATATACCAAGCTGAATGCTCGACGCTTCCTTAATTTTGATTGGGGCGATTTGTAA
- a CDS encoding winged helix-turn-helix domain-containing protein, translating into MLVDTVANSQYQGVCCYTNCLPVRPPTMTKLDRVPVAQLPDKYGIVKSVIYDRINRLGIKPTKIGNKSYVSGEQLELLDQLDAHMKAGGSMADFADQYARQSGGQSEHFDSGIESASQPDGQLTVAGLTASQFGQLSQVIEGLVTRLIPAIVRQLPVLASDPVAHLRALEEAYKNGWLLSTRELATLLKLSPSTVCRYGSKFEDAGFVFTRAGQRKGGEVAWSVGKQRKSK; encoded by the coding sequence ATGCTGGTAGATACAGTTGCTAATTCCCAGTACCAAGGTGTATGCTGTTACACAAACTGTCTGCCAGTCAGACCGCCGACTATGACCAAACTAGACCGGGTACCAGTCGCCCAGCTTCCCGATAAATATGGGATTGTTAAATCTGTTATCTACGATCGGATCAATAGGTTAGGCATCAAGCCAACCAAAATCGGCAATAAGTCTTATGTCAGTGGAGAGCAGTTAGAGTTACTTGACCAGCTAGATGCTCACATGAAAGCGGGTGGCAGCATGGCAGACTTTGCCGACCAATACGCCAGACAGTCCGGGGGTCAGTCTGAGCATTTTGATTCTGGCATAGAGTCTGCCAGTCAGCCTGACGGTCAGTTAACAGTCGCCGGACTAACCGCCAGTCAGTTCGGCCAACTTTCGCAAGTGATTGAAGGGTTAGTGACACGGCTGATTCCCGCCATTGTCCGCCAGCTTCCAGTATTGGCTTCTGACCCAGTTGCCCATTTGAGGGCATTGGAAGAAGCTTATAAAAATGGTTGGCTACTCAGCACTCGTGAACTGGCGACTTTACTAAAATTGTCTCCCTCTACAGTTTGTAGGTACGGTTCAAAGTTTGAAGACGCTGGTTTTGTGTTTACCAGGGCAGGACAAAGGAAGGGGGGAGAAGTGGCTTGGTCAGTTGGAAAACAGAGAAAATCTAAATAA
- a CDS encoding HNH endonuclease, with protein MKCIICKQDKPNENFSEEHIFPDSIGGNIKLNCVCKLCNDFLGHSVDSFLVNHDFVKLYRLILKIPGKSGEIPNPWKEVYLTETNEKIQFIFDRDGNPQGLKTFTKIQKNYIDNKLELKIQADAKDKDILPGIINKKLRRDGLNQLTEKEIEKIINPQSIIRYRPQIYKKFSIDLFLYKRAIIKIAYELAYYYLGSTYLNDEMGELLRLTIKDKSPEGKQLTKYPIDAFIEISGTMLFPYFKNEHEHHIAIIKRHKDCLKCYISIFDVFQSIITVSNDANLYQNFKDKFIAINAKTRKSRQLELEEELLRIANEICGTTSSFELSADF; from the coding sequence ATGAAGTGCATTATATGTAAACAAGATAAGCCTAATGAAAATTTTAGTGAAGAGCATATATTTCCTGATAGTATTGGTGGAAATATTAAACTAAATTGTGTTTGCAAACTATGTAATGATTTTCTTGGACATTCAGTAGATTCATTTCTTGTTAATCATGATTTTGTTAAATTGTACCGTCTTATTTTAAAGATACCTGGAAAATCAGGAGAAATTCCAAATCCGTGGAAGGAAGTGTATCTTACTGAGACTAACGAAAAAATTCAATTTATATTCGATAGGGATGGTAATCCTCAAGGACTAAAAACATTTACCAAAATTCAGAAAAATTATATAGATAATAAATTAGAATTAAAAATCCAAGCTGACGCAAAAGATAAAGATATACTACCAGGAATTATTAATAAAAAATTAAGAAGAGATGGGTTAAATCAATTAACCGAAAAAGAAATAGAAAAAATTATAAATCCTCAATCAATCATTAGATATCGACCACAGATTTATAAAAAATTTTCGATTGATTTATTTCTTTATAAACGTGCAATTATAAAAATTGCATATGAATTAGCTTATTATTATCTTGGTTCTACTTACCTAAATGATGAAATGGGGGAATTGTTGCGGTTGACTATTAAGGATAAATCTCCAGAAGGAAAGCAATTAACTAAATATCCAATTGATGCTTTTATTGAAATTTCAGGAACAATGTTATTTCCTTATTTTAAGAATGAACATGAGCATCATATTGCTATAATAAAACGACATAAAGATTGTCTAAAGTGTTACATTAGTATTTTTGATGTTTTTCAAAGTATAATTACTGTTAGTAATGATGCAAATCTATATCAAAATTTTAAAGATAAATTTATAGCAATTAATGCTAAAACAAGAAAATCACGACAATTAGAACTTGAAGAAGAACTTTTAAGGATAGCAAACGAAATATGTGGCACTACTTCTAGTTTTGAATTATCTGCTGATTTTTAA
- a CDS encoding SRPBCC family protein codes for MVMSTVMNQRVKVEKTLTINKPVDELYRFWRNFDNLPRFIKHLKEVRVYDEKRSHWISKGFLNESVEWDVVITEDRENELIAWTSVEGAAIETSGRVHFKPAPGNRGTEVKTVQEFTPPGGAIGAALTKPLADIAKLFGEDPELQIKEDLRGFKMLMEAGEIATTEGQPRG; via the coding sequence ATGGTCATGAGTACGGTCATGAACCAACGGGTCAAAGTTGAAAAGACTTTAACCATTAACAAACCAGTAGATGAACTTTATCGCTTTTGGCGTAACTTTGATAACTTGCCACGCTTCATCAAGCATCTCAAAGAGGTGAGGGTATACGACGAGAAGCGATCGCACTGGATTAGCAAAGGATTCTTAAATGAAAGCGTTGAGTGGGATGTAGTCATTACCGAAGACCGAGAAAACGAATTGATTGCCTGGACTTCGGTTGAAGGCGCAGCAATTGAAACCTCTGGTCGCGTCCACTTCAAGCCAGCACCTGGGAATCGTGGCACTGAGGTAAAAACAGTCCAAGAATTTACCCCGCCTGGGGGTGCGATTGGGGCTGCGTTGACGAAGCCCCTCGCAGACATTGCTAAATTATTTGGTGAAGACCCAGAACTGCAAATTAAAGAAGATTTACGCGGCTTCAAAATGCTGATGGAAGCAGGCGAGATTGCCACAACAGAAGGTCAACCGCGAGGTTAA